In the genome of Epinephelus moara isolate mb unplaced genomic scaffold, YSFRI_EMoa_1.0 scaffold2509, whole genome shotgun sequence, the window AATCAGAGCGCTGACACGTGTCCGGAAAGATTAGcaacaagattttaaaatagatttgtttttaaaactgtagTGTGTTGTCAGAAAGATCCAGCTGTAAATCTAGTCAAATCCTGACAGACACACCTGAGGTAAACACCTGCATATGCTTCATAGGGGCGTTAGCAGGTAGAGGACTTACCTCTGGTGTAGCAGGCTTGTTTGACTGGGTTGCTGCAGTCCAGCAGCATGTTCCTGACCCACACGGAATCCTCACCGTAACACTTGATGTTATACGCCTGAACTGCAAAAGAAACACACCTGATGAGGTCACAGCTGAGATGCACCTGA includes:
- the wu:fj16a03 gene encoding uncharacterized protein wu:fj16a03, whose protein sequence is MSNQTAAQVHLSCDLIRCVSFAVQAYNIKCYGEDSVWVRNMLLDCSNPVKQACYTRASGEKGCTTLENCQRPDWTCCYTDGCNI